The Pseudanabaena sp. PCC 6802 genomic interval TACCCAGATGTCAAGTGCCTCCTGTCCGAGATATCAGGCTAAGAGCGCTGAGGGGTTCAGCCGAAATACAACTCCTGGTCGTGCAATATGGGAACAATCAATTAGATCGATTGCCAGTCAGATCCAGGCTCCGCCAAGGCAGTGAAACTAATTGGATTCCTTTAAGGGGTACTCTTCGCTGTATCAGGGGAATTGCGATTGTGGGCAGTTCTGCGGGTACTACAAATCGCGCGATTATTCAATTTTATGCGCGCTAAGTATTTCCAACTTTAGATAATCGCACACATCAACACATTAGCAATGGCTGTCATTTACGATCTCGAACACGTCACGACTTACAGTTATCGCAATCCCGTCGGGTTTGGCGAACATCGCGCTATCTTTTTACCTGGCGCAGGCTTTGTCGGTCGCATCTTGAGCTACACGCTAGAAACCAATATTCCGTCAAAAGTCCGCTGGATGATGGATACCCTTTCCAACAATGTAGCCCTGATCGAATTCAGCGAACCCGCCAAAGAACTGAGCGTTACTTATCGACTGCGGGGCGAGCATTTTGGCATCAAGGCGATCGCCGATTTTCCCCTAGAAGCGCGAGCCATAGAAATTCCAGTACAGTACACGCCGGATGAGTGGACCGATCTGGCTGTCTTTATGCGTCCCCACGCCGAAGATCCCGACGGTAGCCTCGCGTCCTGGACAAAAAGCTTTGTAGCTGGAGATCGAGACGATACCCTTGATGTCCTGCAACGGATGATGGATGCGATCTGGAACGATCTGACCTATCAGGCCCGAGAGGTAGAGGGAACTCAGTCCCCGTCAGAAACGTTGCGCCTCGGGTCTGGCACCTGCCGGGATTATGCCTGGTTGATGATTGAGGCATTGCGACGTTTGGGTCTAGCCTGTCGCTTTGTCAGCGGCTATCTCTACGATTCGTCCCTGGATGGCGGTGACGTTGGCATGACGGGGGCAGGGGCAACCCATGCCTGGTTGCAGGTCTACCTGCCGGGAGCGGGCTGGCGAGCCTACGACCCAACGAACCGAATTACCGCTGGCTTCGATCTGATCCGCGTAGCGATCGCCCGCCATCCGGGGCAAGTCATTCCCCTCTCGGGTTCGTGGTTTGGCAATGCCGAGGATTATCTGGGGATGGACGTGCAGGTGAAGATTCGCAAGCTGGCCAAGCTACCTGAGTTTGAGGAGGAGTAGGCGAGATCGCAGTCCCGATCGCTACGATGCAGGTTGGCGAATTGACTTTCAAAGTACTCGCTCTACCGCAAAGCTCTGCCTTCCAGCCTTTGACACTTCGAACAAAGGTAATATAGTGGTTTTCAGATGAAAACGAGAAGGGGGTTTGGGGGCGTTGCCCCCAAGAAGGGGTTCCACCCCTTCACCCCAAAAATAAAACTCGTTCTCAATTGAAAAGCGCTATAAGTTCCGACGGCTACCAAACAAATGCGCGTAGGTGTAGGAAAATTCGCAACCGAATAGAAAAATTTGACAGGTTAGATAAAGCCACAGCAGCAAAATCATCGCGCCTCCAATCACGCCATAGGACAGATAGTGACCGCCAATCGAAATGATGCTGTCCCCTGCCAAGCGCAGTAAGCCAACCAACAGACCGGCGGATAGCAACGCCCCCAGCCACGTATCTTGCCAGGCAGCTCGGGTAGAGGGCAGAATTTTGAACAGGATGCAACAGGCGATCGCCAGGATCGATAGCGACGAGCCAACCTGAAGCCCCCTGGTCACCTCAAGTTCGTCTACGTGGACAAAGGCAAAAGTCTCTCGAAAAGTTGCAACCAGCTTCAGGACGCACTGAATAGCAATGTCAGAAATGAGGGAGGCAAAAAGCAGCGATGTCGTTCCAAAGACCAGTAGAAAGGAGAGAAGCTGGTTGAGCGCGAATGAAATAACCGTTCCTCGAATGGAATCCTGTCCGCTGACTCGCCAAATCTTTTGGACAAAATTATTGAGTGCCGCAAAGACAGTACTGGCAGAATACAACAATAGCCCAAACCCAATGATGCCTGCCCCAGTCCTGCTTTCGCGCAGCGCTGCGATCGTTCCCTCGATTGTTTTATAGACTTCTGCGGGCAACGAACTCTCAACGTTTTTCCGTATTAGCTCAAATGTGGCCGATCCAGGCTCGATCCATTGACCAAGGATGCTGAGCAGCACGAGCAGAATTGGGAATAGCGAAAACAAGGCGTAGTACGATAAGGCTGCTGCCATGCTGGAACAGTCGTCTTGATGCCATTTCAATCCCGTTTGAATCAGCAACTGAACGGGTTTAGTAGGCAGAATGCGATCGCGAAAGTATTGAAACATGAACGAGTAATGAATCTGTTCGAGAACTATGGGACGGAATTGTATGTACGGGCGAACGGCCGTTCGCCCCTCCAGTAATCTGTAATTTTAGTTTAGGAAATTGGTATTAATACACATCCATTGTAGGGCGGCTTTGTATTGCTCTATTGGGTTGGGCAACATTACAATCTAATGGATTAACCCAAAGATCTGAAAATGAACGAACAATTGCTCGATCGCCTTAGCGATTTGATTGCTGGAGCGTTTTCTCTGAGTCAGTCATCATTCCAAAAGATCGTTCATCTTCCAGAGGGACAAACCATTGCGCTTCTGGTGGTGCTGGCAGCCGGGCTCTCTTTAGCAGTGGGGCAGAGCGTTATTCTGGTCGTCAATCGCGTCAAACCCTTGCGCTTTGTTTTCAGCCTGTTGTTGAGTGCGATTTTATATGCGTGCGGATTTCTATTTCTGGTATTTAGCACCTGGCTCATCGGTTGGTTACCAGGATTTGTGCAAATATCCTGGAGCGATCTGGTTAAGGATTTAGGGCTGAGCTATGCACCATTACTGTTTGGATTTCTGGCTGCCTTGCCCTATGCAGGCGTACCCATCCTGAACGTTTTATCAGCCTGGCACTTGTTGGCGATGGTTGCGGGGATTAGCGCGATCGCCGAGGTAAGTGGCGCTCAAGCTTTTGTCCGCGTGGTATTCGGCTGGGGCGCGCTGCAACTGCTACAGGGCAGCCTCGGGCAGCCCATCGCCAAATTGGGACGGCAACTGGCCGAGCGGGTTGCGGGCGTTAATTTGGCAAGTACGCCTGCAGAATTAAAAGAGATCGTCCTATCCGATCTAGAAACTCGACTGACGGCGATCGGTGCCGATCGCTTGCTCAAAAAGACAACGCGCGATCGCCAGGTTCCATCCACGCCTCGCTCGCCCTCTACCCAGACAACGGACGCTACGACTAAAGCTACCGCCGATCTTGCTGCCCTCGAACTGCCATCGGTAAAGGTGAATGGATTGGGAATGTGGCTAGCCCATCGATGGCAAGGTATCCACCAGATGATGCAATTGGGAAGTATCTTGCTGGGAATGCTCCTACTATTTCTAATCGTCGCGATCTTGCTACGGCCAATTTATCAAAGTATGTTTGGCTGGCATGAAAGCCTCCCCAGGTTAGTACAGCGAACGATTGACTTAACCTGGATTGGCGTGCTGGCGATCGTCTTTGCTGGATTCTTAGCTCCTCTGGAGGCCTTGGGGTGGTGGTCGGGCTGGTACGACGATGATGTCGATATTCACAGCGCTGACTCTGCATCGCGCCCTGTAGATCGAAGCGTTGCGGAACGATTCTCCTCCAGAAGCGATCGCCCCTCCCGATACATTGTCTACCTGGATGGTGTAGGTCAGTCGGGTCAAGCATATACGCCCGATGTGGCCGAGTTTATCGAGGCACTCCAGGCCGTCCTGCCGAAAGATGTGGTGTTTGTCCGGGGGCTGATGATGTATTCCGTATTCAATAAGCCCCTGAACCAGGATCGTCCTCTGGCATGGATCTGGCGGTTGGCAGACAAGGTGCGCTGGCAAAATCCCACCGCACTGTTGGGCATGGTTCTGAACCTGCGGAATGTCTTAATTGTCGGCGTATCTGCCGATAAGCGCTATGGCCCCATCTACAATCAGGGGATTGCCCAGGTACTCTACAACGGTCTGGTGCGGCATGGCTATCAACCCCAAGAGTGCGTGCCAATTACCCTGATCGGGTACAGCGGTGGCGGTCAGATGGCGGTGGCGGCAGCTCCTTACCTGCGGCGGGTATTGGGAAGCCAGATCGAGGCGATCTCCCTCGGCGGCGTGATGAGCGCCAACAATAATTTGTTAAAACTGGAACATCTTTACCATCTGGTGGGCGATCTCGATGGCGTTGCTCGATTGGGGCCGATTTTATTCCCAGGACGGTGGAAGCTGTTTCCGCTCTCCTACTGGAATCGAGCCATGCGCAAGGGCAAAATTAGCGAGATTTCCCTGGGGCCAATGGGACACCAAGTTCCAGGCGGCATGATGGATCCCGATGCCCTGTTGCCGAACGGGCAGAGCCATCTCCAACACACGATCGCCGCGATCTCATCGATCCTGGGAGGTCGGCTCCTGGTTGCCAACCCCTACCGTTCCAGACAAGTTAGCAATTACGAACTCTACAAGCAGGCAGACTTCAATCACTACACCTACTATCCGCTCGCCCAAACTGTCGATGCGCGATGGTATCGCCCGATCGCACCCTGGATGGGGCGGTTGATTTTGCCTCTGCCCGAAGAACGCCACCAGGTGCGCGGAGTCTGGTTTGAAGTGCATCACGCCGATCGCGGCCATGAGGATTTAGTGGGGCAAAGGGTGATGTTGCGCTGGGCGGATCTACCCAGGGTAAAAGACCTGGTGCGAGCCGTCACTCGCGACGTTCATTTTAGCGTCGATGCCGAATATTCCAGTCAGTATGGCAACAGCATTCACCCGCAACGGCTCAATCATTGGCAACGGGTGGGGCCACTGGAATCCCTAGCAGGCTCCCATCCCACCGACGACGCGATTGTAATGCTAACGGGAACAGTAGATGTCGAGCGATCGAGCGCTAGCGATCGGGAATCCGAAGGTGGAGCATCTTCTCATCCCCTCACAGCTTTGTACGTTCGCGATCAACCCGTTGAAATTACCGGACGCTATTACGCTTTAGTGCGGTTTGAAGCTCCCATCGCGGGCACGGATCGCTTTCAGGTCAGGCATTTTAGCCCTAGCTCGCGCCAATTCAACGGCTGGGAAGAAGTGGTGCGCTTGCCTCCTGTAATCCTGGCAAAGGCGTATGGCAGCTATCCTTCCACCACGCACAACCTGGAGCAAAACCCGCTGAATGAAGCGGGGTGGTACGTCTATGGAGCGAAGGATGCCGCTGGGATATTTGTGGTGCAGTCGCTGGCTCCGCGATCGCTGTTTCGCCTCCAGCCCGATCGGGTGGTGTTTGGCAGCAAATCCTCCTACCGTTACATCCGACGAGAAGCCTGGGCAAATACAGCGGCACAGAAGGGGAAAATCTCTTCGGTACTCTGTGTGGGAAATCGGCATGCAGAGGATATTCAATCTGCTATTGATGAGTGGAAGGTGGGCGATCGCGCGCTTCTGCTACACGTCTATGGTGGCATTGGCGGGACGCGCAAAGAACCTGCCGCTGCCGCGCCGATCTTCTTCGGTCATTTTGCCTATGGGCTAGCCACCGTCATTCGCGATCCGATCGGCGACGAACTGCGGTTTGAGATTCAGTATTATCAAGTGTACGCTCACAACCTCGATGGTTTGACGGCGGGAACGCTGCACTGGTCGCGCTACATGGGCGATCGCCAGTTTGGCTGGTTGGGAAATCGCCCCACCTGTGACATTTTGATCGAGTTCGAACCGTTTACAGGTTTTTTTGATACCAATGACGGACGGCGATCGGCGCTGAGCAACATGTTGAGCCACCTCGAAGCCATGACTGCCCGGTATCGGATTGGAGACGGCACAGGAGCCACCTACGTTGGCCCTGCCAATAACTGCGCTCAAGATTCTAACCAGGCATTGTTCGCCAGTATTCGCTCCCTGTTTGCATCGATCGCCACGAATCAGTCCCCGCTGCAAACCTGGCTGGCAAACAACCCGGAACAGTCAAGGCGGTACCAGCAACTCCTGGAGGTTCAAACCAAGCTAAATCAACAATTGCATCCCCTGGGAGTTCCCCGGACAGATTGGCAGAACAATGAGTTTAATCTGGGCACTAGCCTGGAAGACGAACCGCTCCGCAACTTGTGGACTGGCTTGGGCAGTTGGCGAACCCTGTTGCCGCGCAAGGCAAGCGATACGATCGTTCGAGTATTTCTCGAGCAGGGAGCTTCGGTTTGGGTTCTGCGTACCAACCAGATCGGAGGGCACGATCCGGATATCGAGCCCATCGCTCCGATGACATTTTAAGCCATTGTTTAGAAAATCGGTGTTTCGAGAAATCTGGTTCTCTGAGATACTCAACTTTATCCACACCTCACGATTTACTATGCGCCAGTCTCCATCTTCCCGATCGTCATCCCAACCGTGGCAAGCCCTTAAGAACTCAGCCATGCTGCGTTTTCTGTTGCTGTTTGGCTGCAGTTGGGCCACTGTACTGTTGATTAACTATTTCTACGGTACGATCGCTCTCTTTGCCGCTGCCGGTATCTTTGCCGCGCTGCTAAATTATCCGGTGGTCTGGCTGTCGCGTTATATGCCCAGGCAACTGGCGATCGCCATCACCTTTATTGTGACTCTAGGTTTGCTGATCGGGGCGATTACGTTGCTCGGATTGGAAGTATTGAATCAGGGACAGAGTTTGGTAACCCAGCTTAAAGAGTCGTTGGATAGCCACAACTTTCCGCCCTTTCGGGATTTACCGAACAAGCTGGACATTGAAAAGGTAATTGCCACACTACAAACAGGTTTGACTACTGGTTTAGGCATCGTACAAGGCATCTTTTCCAGCGTCTTTATAGGGATTTTTGGGGCAGTAATCAGTTTGTATATGCTGATTGATGGTGACAAACTGTGGCGGTCATTTCTCAAACTTTTGCCAGCCGCATGCCGCGATCGCTTCGCTCAAACCTTCCAGCAAAGTTTTCTAGGATTTTTACGCGGACAACTGTTGTTGATGCTATTTTTATCGATCGCCACTTTCATTGTCTTCTCACTCCTGGGAGTTCGCTATTCCCTGATCCTGGCTGCGATCGTCGGTGTGCTCGATGCTATTCCTGGGGTTGGCGCTACTCTGGGAGTTCTGGTTGTCACTCTGCTAGTCTTCGCTTCTCAAGGCGGCGATATCGCCATCAAAGTTGTGATTGCCTGCATTTTGCTCCAGCAAATCCAGGATAATTTTGTGCATCCCAAAGTTATGGGGGATGCGCTGGAATTAAATCCGGTGTTGTTGTTTCTAGCCTTGTTTATTGGCGAACGAGTGGCTGGATTGTTGGGCGTTTTTCTTGCCATTCCGATCGCTGGCACGATCGCCGCGTGGTTGCGGGCAGCCAGAGCAGAATCAAAGCACGTTCTCGAAGAAGTCCCAGAGAGCGTTGTCGAGCCATCGGAACGTCTTGACTAATCGGCGCGGTCATCGTTAGACTTCATCCCTATCAATCTGTAATGCGATTTGTCGGTCTCATCAGACCTAACCCTCATCTGATTTATCGAATGCTCTTTCCCTTAGCCAAATGTTGGAGGGATGTGCTACTTTAGATATTGTCGAAAGCTTGGTATTCATACCAATTTGAACAGTAACCGCGACAGATCGAACGGGGTGAAGGGGTGAAACACGGCAGTGGCTCTAGCGGGGAACCCCCAATACCGCCCTGCCTCCCCTGCGTGGGGGCGTTGCCCCACCCCCCATCCGTAACCACAACAATTTAAATTGGTATCAGGATTGATTGTAAGGAGAAATCATGGCTACACTGACCGTTCTCAAGTTTCCTACATCGGATGGTGCTGAGAAAGCAGCGGCAAAGCTACTCAATCTACAGCAGCAACAGTTGATTAAAGTTGAAGATATGGCGGTCGTCTCATGGGAATCGGGTAAGAAGAAACCCAGGACGCGTCAGGCGGTTCCAACCACCCAACTCGGTGCCTTAGACGGTGCATTCTGGGGGTTACTGTTCGGTCTTATCTTTTTCATGCCGCTGCTTGGTGCCGCGATCGGTGCGCTTACAGGGGCGTTGGCTGGCTCCATGACGGATTTTGGGATCGACGACGATTTTATCAAGAAAGTGCGGGAACAGGTGACAGAAGGAACATCCGCCCTATTTGCGCTCACCAGCGATGCTGTTGTCGATCGCGTGGTCGATGCCTTCAAAGACGAGAAGTTTGAGATCGTGGCGACGAATTTACCGTCCGAGCAAGAAAGCAAACTACGCGAAATTTTCGAGCACCCATCTGTTTAAATCGCGCTTGTGGGTCGATCGTTCGCCTTAAAGACACGGGGAGAAGATTTGGATTCACGATGGTTCGAGTGGTTTTGATGCAAATAAATTGAGTCCCAATCGTTCGGAAAGGAACTTTGTCACCAGTTGACCTTTGACGCTATTGCCAGCAGCATCAAGCGGGGGGGCGAACGTGCCCATCCCACCTTTGCCAGGGGAGACTGTCATCAATCCACCGCTGACTCCACTTTTGCCTGGCAGCCCGGTTTCGTACAACCAATCGCCAGAATTTTCGTAGAGTCCGGCAGTGACCATGACGGCTAACACATGTTGACAGTGGATCGGGTGAATAATCTGTTCCTGCGTGATGGGATTGACTCCTCCATTAGCCAGGGTAGCCGCCATCACTGCCAGGTCTTTCGCGGTGACGTTGAGAGAGCATTGTTTGGTGTAGACATCCGTGGCGGCGATCGGGTCAAAGAAGATGCGATCGTATGCTTGAAGTAGTTTGGCAATCCCCATATTCCGCTGATTGGTTGCTGCCTCAGACTGATAAACTTCTTCATTTAAAGTCAGAGTTCTACCAGCAAAGCGGGACAACTCGCGGTGAATAAACTGCCACTTTTCTTCGGCTGTATCGCCCGGTGCCAGACTGGTCGCGGCGATCGCCCCCGCATTCACCATCGGATTACTCGTCCCTTCGTCAATCCGTTCCAGGGCGATCGCCGAATTAAACGGCAGTCCCGTACTATTGACCCCCAACTTATCTCGTGCCTCGTCTTCACCGATCGCCTGACAAATCAGCGCAAACACAAACGGTTTAGACACGCTTTGAATCGAAAACTCATAGTTGGTGTCTCCAGCCAGAAAAATATCGCCATTCGCCCCCACCACACAGATCCCAAATAAATCGCGGGGGACTCTCGCTAAGGCTGGGATATACTCGGCATTTTGCCCTTCAGCTACTGACCGGAAGCGATCGTGCGCCTCTTCCACTAATGACTGCACGAAATTGGGAGAGGGCAACTGTCCGGTGGATATGGGTGAAAGCATAATTCTTTTAGGGGATTGAATTTACCAAGGCTAAATGGTTGAGCGACGATAGAGCAAAGAGCTGATTTTTTGCAGTTTTTTCACTGAATGGAAGTAATATAGCGGTTTTCAGATCGGAAAGAGCAGGGGGTTTGGGGGCGTTGCCCCCAAGAAGGGGAGGCAGGGCGGTCTTGGGGGTTCCCCGCTAGAGCCACTGCCGTGTGGAACCCCTTCACCCCGTCAATAAAACCCGTTCTCAAGTGAAAACCGCTATACAGTCAGCTCCCGAAAATGACAAGTTAGTAAAGCGGCAGCAACCAGGGCACCAGAATCACGCAAACAACCATCACAATCAGGGAGAACGGCACCCCAACGCGCACGAAGTCTTCAAAGGCGTAACGACCGGGGACGACCACCAGGGTATTAACCGGAGAAGAGATGGGGGTCATGAAGGCTGTGGAAGCCGCCAGTGCCACAATCATCGCGAACGGGTAGGGGGAGGCTTTTAACTCATCGGCGATCGCCAGTGCCACCGGAGCCATCAGTACGGCAGTGGCAGTATTGGAAATGAATAGCCCCAGCACCGCAGTAATCGCAAACAAGCTGCCAAGCACTATGTATGAACTCGCTCCCCCGATCGCACGGATCAAGGCATCGGCTGCCAGATCGACTCCGCCAGTTTTTTGGAGCGCGATCGAAAATGGCAACATGCCAACAATCAACACCAGACTAGACCAGTGAATTGAACGATAAGCACTGTTGAGATCGAGGCAGCGCAAAGCTCCCATCAGCAAACAACCGATTAAAGCAGCCTGGACGTTGGGGACGGCTCCACTAACCATCAGTGCGATCGTCAGGAGCAAGCAAAAAATGGCTTGAGGAGCGCGTTTTGCTGCTGGCAACACATCGTCGAGTTCGACAGGGAGGTTGAGCAAAATCAATTCTGTCGTATCAGAGCGCAGCTTCTCGATCGCCTTCCAAGTTCCGATTAGCAGCAGCGTGTCGCCTAATTTGAGAGGTTCTGTCAGCAGACCTCGCCGGATACAGGTTTTACCTCGACGCAGACCCACAACCGTTAGACCATAGCGCCTGCGAAATCTCAATTCAAGGATGGTTTTGTCGATCGCATTAGAATTGGCGGGGATAAAGACCTCAGCCATGCCAATCTCCTGAGACCGATCGCTAAAGTAGTCGCCCGTGAGAGGCAGTGCCTCCAGACCAAATTGCTGATGCAGTGCCTCCAGGTTATTACTTGGTGCAAACAGATCGACCAGCAGCACATCATCAGCTTGTAACTCTGTCCTTGCTGAGGGAGCGATCAGATCCTTAGAAAATCTGCGACTGCGTTCGATCGCGACAATGTTGGCTCCTGCTGTACGTCGCAGATTAAGTTCCTCAATGGTTTTGCCCACGAGAGGCGATCGCTCGGTGAGGCGAACCCGGTGCTCTCGATCTCTCAGTTTGTATTCCTCAATCCATTGGCGCAGGTTTGGACGGCTGGACGATCCGTCCTTCTGATGGATTTTAGCAACAAGCCAACGACGGGCAAAGGTCATGTAGAGGATGCCCAGTACCAGAATGGGTAATCCAAAGGGGGTAAAGCTAAAGAAACGAAAGCCTGCTACACCATGCCGGGCAAGTTCGCTGTTGACAACCAGGTTAGGAGCTGTAGCAACCAGGGTTAGCATGCCGCTGATCAGTGCAGCACAACTGAGCGGCATCATCAGGCGACTGGCTGAGATACCCGTGTTTTGACAGATGCGAAGCACAATCGGAATAAAGATGGCGACAACACCCGTCGAACTCATCACCGAGCCTAAGCCAGCCACCACGAACATCAGCAGGACGATCAGGCGCACTTCGGCAGTGCCTGCCCTTGCGATCAACCAGTCCCCAAGTCTTTGGGCGACACCCGTACGCACCAGTCCCTCCCCCACAACAAACAGAGCTGCAATTAGCACGATGTTGGGATCGCTGAAGCCTGCCAGAGCCTCGTTTATGCTAATTACTCCAGTTAAGGGCAACACGGTCATCACGATCAAGGCGACGGCATCCATGCGGGGTTTGTTAATCGCGAACATCGCGATCGCTGCCCCTAGCAGAATCAGGACAATGGCAAGTTCAGGGTTCATTTGCATTAATTCCTTTAAGAATCTGCTTTTATGGATGCATTATGCGTGATTCACGGTAAAATTTCCAGTATTCTGCTTCAATCAAGGAGTAATCGGCTACGATCTCGTTGCATCGTTCGATCCGCCGACTGGGGTTAAAGCGTGGGTTGATATTTCTGGGGGCGATCGCGATCGGCTTATTTCTATTCATTGGTGTTCCCCTGATTCAACAGGCGAGCGTCCTAACGGTCAAACCTTTTTCGGGTACGCCCGCGCCCAAGTTGCCGACTCTCGATCGCATCATCTCTCTAATAGACCAGGATCGCGATCGCCCGCTTCGATGGGATGCCAGGCCCACTCTCACCACCAAAAGCGGTACGCCCCCGTAGGGCAATGACACGGGCTTGGTCGAGCGTCTCAACGCTCAACTGGTCAATAAAAGCAACCTCACAGGTGATATAGCGATCGTAAATCATTTATGAACGGGGTGCAGGGGTAAAACCTCTGCGTGGGAGCGCAGCCTCCACACCCCCTTTTTCCCAAATCACTTGTGATTGCGATATAACAACTAAAGAGCCATTTATGATAACAATTAAACCACAGTAAATATATGCAACCATCCTCTGGATCCTCTGAAAACCAACCCTATAATCTCAACAACGAACTGGCAAAAGAACGTACTCGCGCGGCTGCCGATCGCACCTTGATGGCATGGATTCGCACCTCTCTCTCTCTAATTGGCTTTGGTTTTGGTATTCCCACCATTGTCAGGACGATTGAATCAACTCGTATTGGCGAACATATCGATCCGCATCGCTTTTCTACCATCGTGGGATTGTCCTTCATCAGCGTGGGGATTTATGGCATAGCTGCCGCATTAAAAGAACACCACCGTATGATAAAGCGGCTTCGACAAGATCGCTATACCTACGAAAGTTCAAACACGGCTGAAATTGTGGCAATATCGCTACTTTTAATCG includes:
- a CDS encoding DUF2541 family protein — its product is MVTPKLARVGLLLLSVLSLTGAIAPTAFAQRVQLLGQARLSFRENDLDVLKLPRCQVPPVRDIRLRALRGSAEIQLLVVQYGNNQLDRLPVRSRLRQGSETNWIPLRGTLRCIRGIAIVGSSAGTTNRAIIQFYAR
- a CDS encoding transglutaminase family protein encodes the protein MAVIYDLEHVTTYSYRNPVGFGEHRAIFLPGAGFVGRILSYTLETNIPSKVRWMMDTLSNNVALIEFSEPAKELSVTYRLRGEHFGIKAIADFPLEARAIEIPVQYTPDEWTDLAVFMRPHAEDPDGSLASWTKSFVAGDRDDTLDVLQRMMDAIWNDLTYQAREVEGTQSPSETLRLGSGTCRDYAWLMIEALRRLGLACRFVSGYLYDSSLDGGDVGMTGAGATHAWLQVYLPGAGWRAYDPTNRITAGFDLIRVAIARHPGQVIPLSGSWFGNAEDYLGMDVQVKIRKLAKLPEFEEE
- a CDS encoding YihY/virulence factor BrkB family protein, with product MFQYFRDRILPTKPVQLLIQTGLKWHQDDCSSMAAALSYYALFSLFPILLVLLSILGQWIEPGSATFELIRKNVESSLPAEVYKTIEGTIAALRESRTGAGIIGFGLLLYSASTVFAALNNFVQKIWRVSGQDSIRGTVISFALNQLLSFLLVFGTTSLLFASLISDIAIQCVLKLVATFRETFAFVHVDELEVTRGLQVGSSLSILAIACCILFKILPSTRAAWQDTWLGALLSAGLLVGLLRLAGDSIISIGGHYLSYGVIGGAMILLLWLYLTCQIFLFGCEFSYTYAHLFGSRRNL
- a CDS encoding AI-2E family transporter; its protein translation is MRQSPSSRSSSQPWQALKNSAMLRFLLLFGCSWATVLLINYFYGTIALFAAAGIFAALLNYPVVWLSRYMPRQLAIAITFIVTLGLLIGAITLLGLEVLNQGQSLVTQLKESLDSHNFPPFRDLPNKLDIEKVIATLQTGLTTGLGIVQGIFSSVFIGIFGAVISLYMLIDGDKLWRSFLKLLPAACRDRFAQTFQQSFLGFLRGQLLLMLFLSIATFIVFSLLGVRYSLILAAIVGVLDAIPGVGATLGVLVVTLLVFASQGGDIAIKVVIACILLQQIQDNFVHPKVMGDALELNPVLLFLALFIGERVAGLLGVFLAIPIAGTIAAWLRAARAESKHVLEEVPESVVEPSERLD
- a CDS encoding DUF1269 domain-containing protein encodes the protein MATLTVLKFPTSDGAEKAAAKLLNLQQQQLIKVEDMAVVSWESGKKKPRTRQAVPTTQLGALDGAFWGLLFGLIFFMPLLGAAIGALTGALAGSMTDFGIDDDFIKKVREQVTEGTSALFALTSDAVVDRVVDAFKDEKFEIVATNLPSEQESKLREIFEHPSV
- the glsA gene encoding glutaminase A — encoded protein: MLSPISTGQLPSPNFVQSLVEEAHDRFRSVAEGQNAEYIPALARVPRDLFGICVVGANGDIFLAGDTNYEFSIQSVSKPFVFALICQAIGEDEARDKLGVNSTGLPFNSAIALERIDEGTSNPMVNAGAIAATSLAPGDTAEEKWQFIHRELSRFAGRTLTLNEEVYQSEAATNQRNMGIAKLLQAYDRIFFDPIAATDVYTKQCSLNVTAKDLAVMAATLANGGVNPITQEQIIHPIHCQHVLAVMVTAGLYENSGDWLYETGLPGKSGVSGGLMTVSPGKGGMGTFAPPLDAAGNSVKGQLVTKFLSERLGLNLFASKPLEPS
- a CDS encoding SLC13 family permease, giving the protein MNPELAIVLILLGAAIAMFAINKPRMDAVALIVMTVLPLTGVISINEALAGFSDPNIVLIAALFVVGEGLVRTGVAQRLGDWLIARAGTAEVRLIVLLMFVVAGLGSVMSSTGVVAIFIPIVLRICQNTGISASRLMMPLSCAALISGMLTLVATAPNLVVNSELARHGVAGFRFFSFTPFGLPILVLGILYMTFARRWLVAKIHQKDGSSSRPNLRQWIEEYKLRDREHRVRLTERSPLVGKTIEELNLRRTAGANIVAIERSRRFSKDLIAPSARTELQADDVLLVDLFAPSNNLEALHQQFGLEALPLTGDYFSDRSQEIGMAEVFIPANSNAIDKTILELRFRRRYGLTVVGLRRGKTCIRRGLLTEPLKLGDTLLLIGTWKAIEKLRSDTTELILLNLPVELDDVLPAAKRAPQAIFCLLLTIALMVSGAVPNVQAALIGCLLMGALRCLDLNSAYRSIHWSSLVLIVGMLPFSIALQKTGGVDLAADALIRAIGGASSYIVLGSLFAITAVLGLFISNTATAVLMAPVALAIADELKASPYPFAMIVALAASTAFMTPISSPVNTLVVVPGRYAFEDFVRVGVPFSLIVMVVCVILVPWLLPLY
- a CDS encoding YidH family protein, which codes for MQPSSGSSENQPYNLNNELAKERTRAAADRTLMAWIRTSLSLIGFGFGIPTIVRTIESTRIGEHIDPHRFSTIVGLSFISVGIYGIAAALKEHHRMIKRLRQDRYTYESSNTAEIVAISLLLIGAISFLGVILRALNLKN